One window of the Crassaminicella thermophila genome contains the following:
- a CDS encoding M42 family metallopeptidase, protein MLLKKLTELPGVSGNEKEVRDFILSEIKPYVDEIKIDRLGNLIAVKKGKEGFPRIMLSAHMDEVGMMVKSIDDNGFIKFLPVGGMDDRIFVSKVVEIGKNRVKGVIGAKAIHLQEPDERNKALKHKQLYIDIGASSKAEAEKLVSKGDYITFASKYVEFGNNLVKAKALDDRAGCAIIMETLKKEYNSTIYAVFSVQEEVGLRGAGVAAYALNPDIAIVLEGTTCYDITDIKEPDYATRLGNGPALSIVDMVSYFDKNLVKKFVEIAKQHNIKIQFKQTIKGGNDAGKIHLTRDGIPTAAISIPCRYIHAPNSVMHKDDFENAIKLITLFLENVKKEEYINE, encoded by the coding sequence ATGCTTTTAAAAAAGCTTACTGAACTTCCAGGTGTTTCAGGTAATGAAAAAGAAGTAAGAGATTTTATATTAAGCGAAATAAAGCCCTATGTAGATGAAATAAAAATCGATCGATTAGGAAATCTTATTGCTGTCAAAAAAGGAAAGGAAGGATTCCCACGCATCATGCTATCTGCCCATATGGATGAAGTAGGAATGATGGTAAAATCCATCGATGATAATGGATTTATTAAATTCTTACCTGTAGGTGGTATGGATGATCGCATTTTCGTTTCTAAAGTTGTCGAAATTGGTAAAAATAGAGTAAAAGGTGTCATTGGAGCAAAAGCTATACATCTTCAAGAGCCAGATGAAAGAAATAAAGCTCTAAAACATAAACAACTATACATAGATATTGGCGCAAGCTCAAAGGCTGAAGCAGAAAAATTAGTCTCAAAAGGAGATTATATTACTTTTGCAAGCAAATACGTAGAATTTGGAAATAATCTTGTAAAAGCAAAGGCCTTAGATGATAGAGCAGGCTGTGCAATTATTATGGAAACATTAAAAAAAGAATACAATAGTACAATTTATGCCGTATTTTCTGTACAAGAAGAAGTAGGCCTTCGTGGTGCAGGAGTAGCAGCCTATGCTCTTAATCCAGACATAGCTATCGTATTAGAAGGAACAACTTGTTATGACATAACAGATATAAAAGAGCCAGACTATGCAACACGTTTAGGAAACGGACCTGCTTTATCTATTGTAGATATGGTTTCCTACTTTGATAAAAACCTTGTAAAAAAATTCGTTGAAATTGCAAAACAGCATAATATAAAAATACAGTTCAAACAAACAATAAAAGGCGGAAATGATGCAGGAAAAATTCATTTAACAAGAGATGGTATTCCAACTGCCGCTATATCCATCCCCTGTCGATATATTCACGCTCCTAACTCTGTTATGCACAAGGATGATTTTGAAAATGCTATAAAACTCATAACTCTTTTCCTTGAAAATGTAAAAAAGGAGGAATATATTAATGAATAA
- the tnpA gene encoding IS200/IS605 family transposase — MSLKNTQTKITSHSKYNTNYHIVFCPKYHHNIFKDELEYELSKCFKVICHYYSYELTPQEIMPDNVHLFISAPPTVAPVNIVKKLKSISANEVFKGFPKLKQSKFWGSGLWSGEYYIGTAGTVSSETIQKYIQNQKNI; from the coding sequence ATGTCATTAAAAAATACACAAACCAAGATAACAAGCCACAGTAAATATAACACCAATTATCATATTGTTTTCTGTCCTAAGTATCATCATAATATTTTTAAAGATGAATTAGAATATGAATTGTCAAAATGTTTTAAAGTAATATGTCATTATTATAGTTATGAACTTACCCCACAAGAGATAATGCCTGACAATGTTCATCTTTTTATATCTGCTCCACCAACTGTTGCTCCAGTAAATATAGTAAAAAAACTAAAAAGTATATCTGCTAATGAGGTATTTAAAGGATTTCCAAAATTAAAACAATCTAAATTTTGGGGTAGTGGCTTGTGGAGTGGAGAATATTATATTGGTACTGCTGGCACAGTATCTTCTGAAACAATTCAAAAGTATATACAAAACCAAAAGAATATTTAA
- a CDS encoding dihydroorotate dehydrogenase electron transfer subunit produces the protein MKDRMFCKVLSNVEIAKDIHKLEIERIDGFGEIKPGQFLHIKCGGEGLLLRRPISISYIEKDRIGLIIRRAGKGTKLLCDKKVGETLDVLGPLGNGFSIDDEVEKVIVIGGGIGTAPLLELVKSLKGKDIAVLLGYRDEPYLVDDFEQWVKGVKVATEDGSFGYKGYVTDLLEEEIKNNRVDIIYACGPEIMLKKVQDICNRYKKKSQLSIEERMACGVGACLVCTCKVKAEEKGVKYVRTCKDGPVFWGDEVMFHE, from the coding sequence TTGAAAGATCGAATGTTTTGTAAGGTGTTAAGCAATGTAGAGATTGCAAAGGATATTCATAAATTAGAGATAGAAAGAATTGATGGATTTGGAGAGATTAAGCCTGGTCAATTTTTACACATAAAATGTGGAGGAGAGGGGTTGCTATTAAGAAGACCTATTAGTATTAGTTATATAGAAAAAGATCGAATTGGATTGATTATTAGAAGGGCAGGAAAAGGGACGAAACTTTTATGTGATAAAAAGGTTGGTGAAACTTTAGATGTGTTAGGGCCTCTTGGAAATGGATTTAGTATAGATGATGAAGTAGAGAAGGTTATTGTTATTGGAGGAGGTATTGGTACGGCACCACTTCTTGAACTTGTAAAAAGCTTAAAAGGAAAAGATATAGCGGTGTTATTAGGATATAGAGATGAGCCTTATTTGGTAGATGACTTTGAGCAATGGGTAAAAGGGGTGAAAGTTGCTACAGAGGATGGCAGCTTTGGTTATAAAGGATATGTTACGGATTTATTAGAGGAAGAGATTAAAAATAATAGAGTGGATATTATCTATGCTTGCGGCCCAGAGATTATGCTAAAGAAAGTACAAGATATATGCAATAGATATAAGAAAAAGTCGCAATTATCAATTGAAGAAAGAATGGCTTGCGGGGTTGGAGCGTGTCTTGTATGTACTTGCAAGGTAAAAGCAGAAGAAAAAGGCGTAAAGTATGTAAGGACTTGCAAGGATGGACCTGTATTTTGGGGGGATGAGGTGATGTTTCATGAATAA
- a CDS encoding pyridoxal phosphate-dependent aminotransferase, whose protein sequence is MLSSKLKNITPSYTIGISTKVKELKSQGQDIINLSIGEPDFFTPIAAKNSAIEAIHMNKTKYDAASGLLDLRKAIQNKLQVENNISYALDEIIISSGAKHAITNTLIALLDYEDEVIIPKPFWVSYPEMVKLAGGKPVFVDTQRENNFKVTPQDIQNALTPRTKMIFITNPSNPTGAIYSREELKDIVDICLKNNIYILADEIYEKICYVDSFVSIASLSEEAKNITITINGLSKSVAMTGWRIGYSASNNILAKAISTVQGHLVSHPSTISQWAGVSALTSCQKEMIEMVHTYKSRRDIAVEELKQIKDIDFIYPEGAFYLFIDISALKNKLTWSDSFSVAFSNILLNQAKVAAVPGIAFGMDDFIRISYACDTKELLEGINRIKSFIKNL, encoded by the coding sequence ATGTTATCTTCAAAATTAAAAAACATTACGCCTTCTTATACTATAGGTATAAGTACAAAGGTAAAAGAACTAAAAAGTCAAGGACAAGACATTATTAATCTAAGTATTGGCGAACCAGACTTTTTTACACCTATAGCTGCTAAAAATAGTGCAATTGAAGCAATCCATATGAATAAAACAAAGTATGACGCTGCATCTGGATTATTAGACTTACGTAAAGCAATTCAAAACAAACTTCAAGTAGAAAACAATATTTCTTATGCACTAGACGAAATAATTATATCAAGTGGTGCAAAGCATGCTATTACAAATACCCTTATAGCCTTGTTAGATTATGAAGATGAAGTAATTATTCCAAAACCTTTTTGGGTTAGTTATCCTGAAATGGTTAAACTCGCAGGTGGTAAGCCTGTTTTTGTGGATACACAAAGAGAAAATAATTTTAAGGTAACCCCTCAAGATATTCAAAATGCTCTTACTCCTAGAACAAAAATGATATTTATTACAAATCCTTCAAATCCAACAGGAGCAATATATTCAAGAGAAGAATTAAAAGATATTGTTGATATCTGTCTAAAAAATAACATTTATATCTTGGCTGATGAAATATATGAAAAAATTTGTTATGTAGATTCTTTTGTCAGCATTGCTTCATTATCAGAAGAAGCTAAAAATATAACAATTACTATAAACGGACTTTCCAAATCTGTTGCTATGACTGGATGGAGAATTGGCTACTCTGCTTCAAATAACATATTGGCAAAAGCTATTTCTACAGTACAAGGTCATCTTGTATCTCACCCTAGTACGATTTCTCAATGGGCAGGTGTTTCTGCTTTAACATCCTGTCAAAAAGAAATGATTGAAATGGTTCATACTTATAAATCAAGAAGAGACATAGCTGTAGAAGAGCTAAAACAAATCAAAGACATTGACTTTATTTATCCAGAAGGAGCTTTTTACTTATTTATAGATATCTCTGCTCTTAAAAATAAACTAACATGGAGTGACAGTTTTTCCGTAGCATTCTCAAATATCCTATTAAACCAAGCAAAGGTTGCAGCTGTTCCTGGAATTGCTTTTGGAATGGATGATTTTATTCGAATTTCCTATGCTTGTGACACCAAAGAATTATTAGAAGGAATCAATCGAATTAAATCCTTTATAAAAAATCTATAA
- a CDS encoding DUF4363 family protein yields MRTLIAAILAIFIIIGGWFYLYKSIEKNTFEFINTLDTISLNIQKQDWNRAFHEFNKIQKKWNKTRNLWTTLLDHHEIDNIDLSMAKADQYVKSKDISLSLGEIETLKKLFRIVKENEALTLTNIL; encoded by the coding sequence ATGAGAACACTTATTGCAGCCATATTAGCAATATTTATAATCATCGGAGGATGGTTTTATCTTTATAAAAGCATTGAAAAAAATACTTTTGAATTTATAAATACTTTAGACACTATTTCACTTAACATTCAAAAGCAGGATTGGAATAGAGCCTTTCATGAATTTAACAAGATTCAAAAGAAGTGGAACAAAACAAGAAATCTATGGACCACATTGCTTGATCACCATGAAATTGACAATATTGATTTGTCTATGGCAAAAGCAGACCAATATGTAAAATCTAAAGACATATCCTTATCCCTTGGAGAAATAGAAACCTTAAAAAAATTGTTCAGAATTGTAAAAGAAAACGAAGCCCTTACATTAACCAATATATTATAA
- the pyrF gene encoding orotidine-5'-phosphate decarboxylase translates to MFIDELVKAIKEKRSNVVVGLDPRIESIPEVVKGRYFNQYGKTLKAVAEAILEFNKEIIDNVCDVVAAVKPQIAFYEQYGLEGLDAYIKTCKYAKEKGLLIIGDIKRGDIGTTSKAYANAHLGNVDIEGVEHETFAVDSITVNPYLGGDTLEEFIEDINEFGKGMFVLVKTSNPGSGQLQDLVVEGKRIYEVVAEMVDNLSQKTLGTCGYSSVGAVVAATYPEQAKTLRKSMPKSYFLVPGYGAQGASADDIVDCFNEDGLGAVINSSRGIIFAYKKSEKGYTQEKYGEAARKEALDMRDAINKALESNGKCYW, encoded by the coding sequence ATGTTTATAGATGAATTAGTAAAAGCAATAAAAGAAAAAAGAAGTAATGTGGTTGTTGGATTAGATCCAAGAATTGAATCTATTCCAGAAGTAGTGAAAGGCAGATATTTTAATCAGTACGGAAAAACTCTAAAGGCTGTAGCAGAAGCTATATTAGAATTTAACAAAGAAATTATAGACAATGTTTGTGATGTTGTAGCAGCAGTAAAACCGCAGATTGCTTTTTATGAGCAATATGGACTTGAGGGGTTAGATGCATATATAAAAACTTGCAAATATGCTAAAGAAAAAGGATTATTGATTATTGGAGATATAAAGAGAGGCGATATTGGAACTACTTCAAAGGCTTATGCAAATGCCCATTTAGGAAATGTAGATATAGAAGGAGTAGAGCATGAAACTTTTGCTGTAGATTCAATTACTGTAAATCCTTACTTAGGAGGAGATACTTTAGAAGAGTTTATAGAAGATATAAATGAATTTGGTAAGGGTATGTTTGTACTTGTAAAAACATCTAATCCAGGTTCAGGACAGCTTCAAGATTTAGTTGTAGAAGGAAAAAGGATATATGAGGTTGTTGCAGAAATGGTCGATAACTTGAGTCAGAAGACCTTAGGAACATGTGGATATTCTTCTGTTGGTGCAGTGGTTGCAGCAACTTATCCAGAACAGGCAAAAACATTAAGAAAATCAATGCCTAAATCATATTTCCTTGTACCAGGATATGGAGCTCAGGGAGCTAGTGCAGATGATATTGTAGATTGTTTTAATGAAGATGGATTAGGAGCAGTTATAAATTCATCTAGAGGAATTATATTTGCTTATAAAAAGAGTGAAAAAGGATATACTCAAGAAAAGTACGGAGAAGCTGCAAGAAAAGAAGCACTAGATATGAGAGATGCTATTAATAAGGCATTAGAATCAAACGGAAAATGCTACTGGTAA
- a CDS encoding phospho-sugar mutase: MSYKDQYNYWLSNPYFDEATKAELKNIENDEKEIEERFYKDLEFGTGGLRGVIGAGTNRMNEYVVRKATQGFANYLLKTVEAVKNKGVVIAYDCRHKSDVFAETAALVLAANGIKAYLFESLRTTPELSFSVRELGCAGGIVITASHNPPEYNGYKVYGEDGGQIVPDTAEKIIREIQDIKDYADVKYINKEDALDKGLLEIIGEEVDKKYIDKVKSLVLRKEVIERMKDMKIIYTPLHGTGNMPVRRVLNEIGFENVIVVNEQEIPDPNFSTVKSPNPEEHEAFTLAMELAKKHGADVIIGTDPDCDRVGVVVKNNEGKYQVLTGNQTGALLIDYLLSSMKERNSIPENGVIIKTIVTSKMGEKIAKSFGVETLDTLTGFKFIGEKMKEFEENKEKTFLFGYEESYGYLAGTFVRDKDAVIASMLICEMAAYYKSEGMTLYDALMKLYEKYGYYQEDLVSITLKGKEGLEKIQRILAYLRDNTPKSIAGKEIKVFRDYDISKGINLSTGEEEILTLPKSNVLHFTFTDDSWFCVRPSGTEPKVKIYFSVMGESLEDAKEQLINVKNGVMEIINTFSL, from the coding sequence ATGAGTTATAAGGATCAGTATAATTATTGGTTAAGTAATCCATACTTTGATGAGGCAACAAAGGCTGAACTAAAGAATATAGAAAATGATGAGAAGGAAATAGAGGAACGTTTTTATAAAGATCTTGAGTTTGGTACAGGAGGACTTCGTGGAGTTATTGGAGCTGGTACAAATCGAATGAATGAATATGTTGTTAGAAAAGCTACACAAGGATTTGCCAATTATTTATTAAAAACAGTAGAGGCTGTAAAAAATAAAGGGGTTGTGATTGCATATGATTGTCGTCACAAATCAGATGTGTTTGCAGAAACGGCAGCTTTAGTACTTGCTGCAAATGGTATAAAAGCATATTTGTTTGAATCTTTAAGAACAACGCCAGAATTATCTTTTTCTGTAAGGGAGCTTGGTTGTGCAGGAGGGATTGTTATTACTGCTAGTCATAATCCTCCAGAATATAATGGTTATAAGGTTTATGGAGAAGATGGAGGACAGATTGTACCAGATACAGCAGAGAAGATTATAAGAGAGATACAAGATATTAAAGATTATGCAGATGTTAAGTACATAAATAAAGAAGATGCTTTAGATAAAGGTTTGTTAGAAATCATTGGAGAGGAAGTAGATAAAAAGTACATAGATAAGGTAAAAAGCTTAGTTTTAAGAAAAGAAGTTATAGAGCGTATGAAGGATATGAAAATAATATATACACCTCTTCATGGGACAGGAAATATGCCTGTAAGGAGGGTACTTAATGAAATTGGCTTTGAAAATGTTATTGTAGTAAATGAGCAAGAAATTCCTGATCCGAATTTCTCCACAGTAAAATCTCCTAATCCTGAAGAGCATGAAGCTTTTACGTTGGCAATGGAGTTAGCTAAAAAGCATGGGGCAGATGTGATAATTGGAACAGATCCTGATTGTGATAGAGTTGGGGTTGTTGTTAAAAATAATGAAGGAAAATATCAGGTACTAACAGGAAATCAAACAGGTGCATTGCTTATTGATTATCTATTATCTAGCATGAAGGAAAGAAATAGTATTCCTGAAAATGGTGTGATTATTAAGACTATTGTTACAAGCAAAATGGGAGAAAAAATAGCAAAATCTTTTGGAGTAGAAACCTTGGATACATTAACAGGTTTTAAATTCATTGGAGAAAAGATGAAGGAGTTTGAAGAAAATAAGGAGAAAACATTCTTATTTGGCTATGAAGAAAGCTATGGGTATTTAGCGGGTACCTTTGTAAGGGATAAGGATGCTGTTATTGCATCAATGCTTATTTGTGAAATGGCGGCATATTATAAGTCTGAGGGTATGACTTTGTATGATGCCTTAATGAAACTTTACGAAAAATATGGATATTACCAAGAAGATTTGGTATCTATTACGTTAAAAGGAAAAGAAGGACTTGAAAAGATTCAAAGGATATTAGCTTATCTAAGGGATAATACACCAAAGTCTATTGCAGGAAAAGAGATTAAAGTTTTTAGAGATTATGATATTAGCAAAGGGATAAATCTATCAACAGGAGAGGAAGAGATTTTGACTCTTCCAAAGTCTAATGTATTACACTTTACATTTACAGATGATAGTTGGTTCTGTGTAAGACCATCAGGAACAGAGCCAAAGGTTAAAATTTATTTTTCTGTTATGGGAGAGAGCTTAGAAGATGCTAAAGAGCAATTAATTAATGTAAAAAATGGTGTAATGGAAATCATCAACACTTTTTCATTATAA
- a CDS encoding YetF domain-containing protein: protein MVIIFIRTLLLYLFVLLSLRMMGKGTLSEMQPFELVIIFMIAELASLPMEDTAIPLINGFISIAALLIIQVIISYISLKSEKARSILSGKPSILINKGIVNEKELRRLRININDLVEQLRLKDYHNMADVEFAILETNGDLSVIPKSNKKPVTIEDINKKGSYDGIPVFVIIDGHINKENLEKINCTKDWLLSQLKSKGVKNPKDILYCYVDTNKEIYIQKKVKV from the coding sequence ATGGTTATTATTTTCATAAGAACCCTATTGTTATACTTATTCGTTTTGCTTTCTCTCAGGATGATGGGAAAAGGTACTTTAAGCGAAATGCAGCCCTTTGAGTTGGTCATTATTTTTATGATTGCTGAGCTTGCCTCACTACCTATGGAAGATACAGCCATACCTTTAATAAACGGCTTTATTTCTATTGCTGCTTTATTAATTATACAAGTAATCATTTCCTACATCAGTCTTAAGAGCGAAAAAGCTAGAAGCATCCTTTCCGGAAAACCTAGCATACTGATTAATAAAGGTATCGTTAACGAAAAAGAACTCAGGCGTTTAAGAATTAATATAAATGATTTAGTGGAACAATTAAGACTAAAAGACTATCATAATATGGCAGATGTTGAATTTGCAATCCTTGAAACCAATGGTGATTTAAGTGTAATTCCAAAGTCTAACAAAAAACCTGTTACTATAGAGGATATAAACAAAAAAGGTTCCTATGATGGCATACCTGTATTCGTTATTATTGATGGTCACATCAATAAAGAAAATCTAGAAAAAATAAACTGTACAAAAGATTGGCTTTTATCTCAATTAAAAAGCAAAGGTGTAAAGAACCCTAAAGATATCCTATATTGCTATGTAGACACAAATAAAGAAATATATATTCAAAAAAAAGTTAAGGTGTGA
- a CDS encoding M42 family metallopeptidase: MNNQYSLLKKLTEAFGPSGNEETITAIIQDEIKNYVDEIKVDKMGNLIAIKKGTGAKVMIASHMDEIGIIVTGIDDNGFLRFANIGGVSPYISLGQRVQFANGTIGIVGMQHLDDIKKLKLEKMYIDIGAKDKQEAMNKVSIGDVACFYRSFTSLDNYITAKALDDRIGCYVAIETIKNIKNSPNELYFVFTVQEELGARGAKTASFGINPDLGIAVDVTATGDTPKSKHMAVKLDEGPAIKIKDHSLLAHPTVKNLMIDAAKNNQIPYQLEILEFGGTDSGTIHTTRAGVPSGVLSIPCRYIHSPSEMVSKKDVENAILLLTKILEKDIIL, from the coding sequence ATGAATAATCAATACTCTCTATTAAAAAAACTTACAGAAGCTTTTGGTCCCTCAGGAAATGAGGAAACAATAACAGCTATAATTCAAGATGAAATAAAAAATTATGTGGATGAAATAAAAGTAGATAAAATGGGAAATCTTATCGCTATAAAAAAAGGAACTGGTGCTAAAGTCATGATTGCCAGTCATATGGACGAAATAGGAATCATTGTTACAGGGATAGATGATAATGGATTTTTAAGATTTGCAAATATTGGAGGTGTTTCTCCTTATATCTCTCTTGGCCAACGCGTTCAATTTGCTAATGGTACTATTGGTATAGTAGGTATGCAACATTTAGATGATATTAAAAAACTAAAGCTTGAAAAAATGTACATAGACATCGGTGCAAAAGATAAGCAAGAAGCTATGAATAAAGTTTCAATTGGAGATGTAGCCTGTTTTTATCGTTCATTTACATCACTTGATAACTACATTACAGCAAAAGCTTTGGATGACCGAATCGGTTGTTATGTTGCAATAGAAACAATCAAAAATATTAAAAATTCTCCTAACGAACTATATTTTGTTTTCACAGTTCAAGAGGAATTAGGTGCAAGAGGTGCAAAAACTGCGTCTTTTGGAATAAATCCTGATTTAGGGATTGCTGTAGATGTTACTGCTACTGGCGATACTCCAAAATCAAAACATATGGCAGTAAAACTTGATGAAGGTCCTGCTATAAAGATTAAAGACCATTCTTTACTTGCACATCCTACTGTAAAAAATCTTATGATCGATGCAGCAAAAAATAACCAAATTCCTTATCAATTAGAAATATTAGAATTTGGTGGTACTGACTCTGGTACTATTCATACAACTAGAGCTGGCGTTCCTTCAGGAGTTCTTTCAATTCCTTGTAGGTATATTCATAGCCCATCAGAAATGGTTTCTAAAAAAGATGTAGAAAATGCAATTCTTCTTCTAACAAAAATATTAGAAAAAGATATTATCTTATAA
- a CDS encoding dihydroorotate dehydrogenase — protein MNKIDMSVDLNGLKLKNPITVASGTFGFGREYAEYVDLNKIGGIMVKGLTLEERQGNPMPRVVETPMGMLNSVGLQNPGVEYFIKNELPYLKQYDTKVIANINGNTIEDYCKMAEILSNTSVDALEMNISCPNVKEGGVAFGTDPDMVYKVTKQVRENCNKFLIVKLSPNVSDIKEIGMAAEKGGADCISLINTLIGMGIDIEKQKPILARGIGGLSGPAVKPVAVRMVYEVSKVVDIPVIGMGGIMDYADAVEFFLAGAGAISIGTANFINPRVSMEILKGLEDYLQRKGYSSIKELIGQLKF, from the coding sequence ATGAATAAGATAGATATGAGTGTAGATCTAAATGGATTAAAATTGAAAAACCCTATAACAGTTGCTTCAGGGACTTTTGGATTCGGAAGGGAATATGCTGAATATGTAGATTTGAATAAAATAGGGGGTATAATGGTTAAGGGGTTGACACTAGAGGAAAGGCAAGGAAATCCAATGCCTAGGGTTGTAGAGACCCCAATGGGTATGCTAAATAGTGTAGGGCTTCAAAATCCTGGCGTAGAATATTTTATAAAGAATGAACTTCCATATCTTAAACAATATGATACAAAGGTAATTGCAAATATTAATGGAAATACCATTGAAGATTATTGTAAAATGGCAGAAATTTTATCAAATACTTCTGTAGATGCATTAGAGATGAATATTTCATGTCCAAATGTAAAAGAGGGTGGAGTAGCCTTTGGAACAGATCCTGATATGGTATATAAAGTGACAAAACAGGTAAGAGAAAATTGTAATAAATTTTTGATTGTTAAATTAAGTCCAAATGTATCAGATATAAAAGAGATAGGAATGGCAGCAGAAAAAGGAGGGGCAGACTGCATATCATTAATCAACACATTAATAGGGATGGGAATTGATATTGAGAAGCAAAAGCCAATTTTAGCAAGAGGAATTGGTGGATTATCAGGTCCAGCAGTAAAACCAGTAGCTGTTCGCATGGTATATGAAGTATCGAAGGTAGTAGATATACCTGTTATTGGAATGGGTGGTATTATGGATTATGCTGATGCTGTTGAATTTTTCTTAGCAGGTGCAGGGGCTATTTCTATAGGAACGGCAAATTTTATAAATCCAAGAGTGAGTATGGAAATTTTAAAAGGACTAGAGGACTATCTACAAAGAAAAGGATATAGCTCTATAAAAGAACTTATTGGACAGTTGAAATTTTAG